The Solibacillus sp. FSL W7-1464 genome contains a region encoding:
- a CDS encoding tetratricopeptide repeat protein, which translates to MKEINQLQRAIDLRSEGELRQSNQQLLSLVEQHPKDGYVNYQCAWSYDMLGEESKAVPYYEKAIQGNLKEEDLANAYLGLGSTYRTLGEYESSKHTLEEGLEKFPHNLAIQVFYAMTLFNLNEHERSLELLLKNLATTSSDPQIQKYKNAINFYSDKLNEVWK; encoded by the coding sequence ATGAAGGAAATCAATCAACTACAAAGAGCAATTGATTTAAGGAGTGAGGGGGAATTACGACAATCCAACCAACAATTATTGAGTTTGGTTGAACAACATCCGAAAGATGGCTATGTAAATTATCAGTGTGCATGGAGCTATGATATGCTAGGAGAAGAGTCCAAAGCTGTACCGTACTATGAAAAGGCGATTCAAGGTAATTTGAAAGAAGAAGATTTAGCGAATGCTTATTTAGGTCTCGGCAGTACATACAGAACACTGGGAGAATACGAAAGTTCAAAACATACACTTGAAGAAGGGCTGGAGAAGTTTCCGCACAATTTAGCCATTCAAGTATTTTATGCCATGACGCTGTTTAACTTGAATGAACATGAGCGTTCACTGGAGCTTCTATTGAAAAACTTAGCGACTACTTCATCTGACCCTCAAATTCAGAAATACAAAAATGCGATAAATTTTTATAGTGATAAATTAAATGAAGTGTGGAAATAA
- a CDS encoding acyl-CoA carboxylase subunit beta yields MTTTTVTPDMFDKINELYDRKEAIQLGGGDARIEKQHEKGKMTARERIDMLLDEGSFVEINPFITHRTVDFGMDKLEGPGDGVVTGFGKINGRNVYLFAQDFTVFGGALGEMHAKKIAAVMDLAAKNGTPFIGINDSGGARIQEGVLSLDGYGHIFYRNSIYSGVIPQISVIMGPCAGGAVYSPAITDFILMVDKTSQMFITGPKVIETVTGEKISAEGLGGSKVHNATSGNAHFRAENEEAAIAQIQQLLSYLPQNNREKAPKQAAPEGDNFRSELVDVVPIDQTKSYDVRKVVEQVVDEGSFMEVQKEFAKNIVVGFARIAGESVGLVCNQPKFLAGGLDIDSSDKLARFVRTCDAFNVPVITFEDVSGFFPGVKQEHGGIIRHGAKILYAYSEATVPKITVILRKAYGGAYVALNSKAIGADLVFAWPNAEIAVMGAAGAANIIHAGEIAKSADPEATRAAKIEEYKEKFANPYVAASRGMVDDVIDPRETRIKLIQALDMLSTKQEDRPYKKHGNIPL; encoded by the coding sequence ATGACAACGACGACAGTAACTCCAGATATGTTTGATAAAATTAATGAGCTTTATGACCGTAAAGAAGCGATCCAGCTTGGTGGCGGGGATGCGCGTATCGAAAAGCAGCATGAAAAAGGGAAAATGACTGCCCGTGAACGTATTGATATGTTATTGGATGAAGGGTCATTCGTTGAAATCAATCCTTTCATCACACACCGTACTGTTGATTTCGGCATGGACAAACTGGAAGGCCCTGGTGACGGCGTAGTTACTGGTTTCGGTAAAATCAATGGGCGTAATGTGTATTTATTTGCACAGGACTTCACAGTATTCGGTGGTGCGCTTGGTGAAATGCACGCGAAAAAAATCGCAGCAGTAATGGATTTGGCAGCGAAAAACGGTACGCCGTTTATCGGCATTAACGATTCAGGCGGTGCGCGTATTCAAGAAGGTGTATTATCACTTGACGGGTACGGTCACATCTTCTACCGTAACTCAATCTATTCAGGTGTAATTCCGCAAATCTCGGTAATTATGGGACCTTGTGCGGGTGGTGCTGTTTATTCACCAGCGATTACAGACTTTATTTTAATGGTTGATAAAACATCTCAAATGTTCATTACAGGTCCTAAAGTAATTGAAACAGTTACAGGCGAGAAAATTTCGGCAGAAGGTCTTGGCGGTTCTAAAGTGCATAACGCGACTTCAGGGAATGCCCACTTCCGTGCTGAAAACGAAGAAGCTGCCATTGCACAAATTCAGCAACTGCTTTCATACTTACCACAGAACAACAGAGAAAAAGCACCGAAACAAGCTGCTCCGGAAGGCGATAACTTCCGTTCAGAACTTGTTGATGTTGTGCCGATCGACCAAACAAAATCTTATGATGTTCGTAAAGTAGTAGAACAAGTAGTTGACGAAGGTTCATTCATGGAAGTGCAAAAAGAATTCGCGAAAAATATCGTTGTTGGTTTTGCACGTATCGCGGGCGAATCAGTTGGTCTAGTATGTAACCAGCCGAAGTTCCTTGCTGGCGGATTGGATATCGATTCATCTGATAAATTAGCACGTTTCGTACGTACTTGTGACGCATTCAATGTGCCTGTCATTACATTTGAGGACGTATCCGGTTTCTTCCCGGGTGTTAAACAGGAACACGGCGGGATTATCCGTCACGGTGCGAAAATCCTTTATGCTTACTCTGAAGCAACTGTACCGAAAATTACAGTCATTTTACGTAAAGCATACGGTGGTGCGTACGTAGCATTGAACTCGAAAGCAATTGGCGCGGACTTAGTATTTGCTTGGCCGAATGCTGAAATCGCTGTAATGGGTGCTGCTGGTGCGGCAAACATTATTCATGCAGGTGAAATTGCGAAGTCGGCTGATCCGGAAGCAACACGTGCAGCGAAAATTGAAGAATACAAAGAAAAATTCGCTAATCCTTATGTAGCGGCATCACGCGGTATGGTTGACGATGTTATCGATCCACGTGAAACACGTATTAAGCTGATCCAGGCATTGGATATGCTTTCAACAAAGCAGGAAGACCGTCCATACAAAAAGCACGGAAATATTCCGCTATAA
- the mce gene encoding methylmalonyl-CoA epimerase → MEKVDHIGIAVRNIEERITYYTETLGLKLLKMEEVESQQVKVAFIDAGNVKIELLEPMSEKSAIHGFLEKRGEGIHHVAFGVTGIRERMAELREKGVRLLSEEPGPGAGGAEVAFLHPKDSYGVLYELCDKSGKGDK, encoded by the coding sequence GTGGAAAAAGTGGATCATATCGGCATTGCCGTACGTAATATTGAAGAACGTATTACATATTACACAGAAACGTTAGGCTTGAAATTATTAAAGATGGAAGAAGTAGAATCACAGCAAGTAAAAGTTGCTTTTATCGATGCAGGCAACGTAAAAATTGAACTGCTTGAGCCAATGAGTGAAAAAAGCGCAATCCACGGCTTCTTGGAAAAGCGCGGAGAAGGCATTCACCATGTTGCATTCGGAGTAACAGGTATTCGTGAGCGCATGGCTGAACTTCGTGAAAAAGGTGTACGACTATTATCCGAAGAGCCTGGCCCAGGTGCTGGCGGCGCGGAAGTAGCATTTTTACACCCGAAAGACTCATATGGTGTACTTTATGAATTATGCGATAAAAGCGGAAAAGGGGATAAATAA
- the prli42 gene encoding stressosome-associated protein Prli42 — translation MSNKKFQKIVVYSMVVIMLISTVAMGVAAIM, via the coding sequence ATGAGCAACAAAAAGTTTCAAAAAATAGTCGTTTATTCAATGGTTGTTATCATGTTAATCTCAACTGTTGCAATGGGTGTCGCAGCAATTATGTAA
- a CDS encoding aromatic acid exporter family protein gives MKKFSIGYRTLKTAIGAAVAIAIAQYFDLQFFTAAGILTILSIQSTKRKSLHAVYTRIVSTFIGIVYAFIFFEIFGYSPVILGIVMILFIPTIVSLKVVEGFISSSVIMMHIYLTANFTVDLLINEFYLMAIGYGVGLVVNMYMPDIQQGLYYHREKLESLLKKILAEIAGYLRDGDTLWDGHELIEAAKVVEAGKALAFQDVENHVTRKENTFYLYFDMRERQLEIIERVLPKITTLPVMTEQATLIAAFMEDLSENVHSGNTASRFLEKLDKVKGEFAQMPLPNDHETFLAMAALYQFIEEMDEYLVIKQSFRGMK, from the coding sequence ATGAAGAAATTTTCAATCGGCTATCGGACTTTAAAAACAGCCATTGGTGCTGCTGTTGCGATAGCAATTGCCCAATATTTTGATTTGCAGTTTTTCACGGCGGCTGGTATTCTGACGATTTTAAGCATTCAATCAACTAAGCGTAAATCTCTCCATGCAGTGTATACCCGGATTGTTTCAACATTTATCGGGATTGTTTATGCGTTTATATTTTTCGAAATATTCGGTTATTCGCCGGTTATTTTGGGGATTGTGATGATTCTTTTCATTCCGACAATCGTGTCACTGAAGGTTGTGGAAGGTTTTATCTCAAGTTCGGTCATCATGATGCACATTTATTTGACCGCCAATTTTACCGTCGATCTGCTTATCAATGAATTTTACTTAATGGCAATCGGTTATGGGGTAGGGTTGGTCGTCAATATGTATATGCCGGATATCCAGCAGGGCCTGTATTACCACCGCGAAAAATTGGAGTCGTTATTGAAAAAAATTCTTGCGGAAATCGCAGGCTATTTGAGAGATGGCGATACATTGTGGGACGGTCATGAACTGATTGAGGCGGCGAAAGTGGTCGAGGCAGGAAAAGCGCTCGCATTCCAGGATGTTGAAAATCACGTCACCCGTAAAGAAAATACGTTTTATCTGTATTTTGATATGCGTGAAAGACAGCTGGAAATCATCGAGCGGGTGTTGCCGAAAATCACGACCCTTCCGGTAATGACAGAGCAGGCTACATTAATTGCGGCCTTCATGGAAGATTTGAGTGAAAACGTGCATTCCGGGAACACGGCAAGCCGCTTTTTGGAAAAGCTCGACAAAGTAAAAGGAGAGTTCGCCCAAATGCCTTTGCCAAATGATCACGAAACATTCCTCGCCATGGCCGCGCTGTACCAGTTCATCGAAGAAATGGATGAATACCTGGTCATCAAGCAATCGTTCAGGGGAATGAAATAA
- a CDS encoding BrxA/BrxB family bacilliredoxin → MNMDYDLFMQQITTTARAEMEAAGYEQLRTPEDVEAAFARQGTTLVMVNSVCGCAGGIARPAATHAVHYDKRPDHLVTVFAGQDKEATAAARYYFGEDHIPSSPSFILLKDGQVVGEVGRFEIEGHDPMSVVTNLQGHFEENCEEI, encoded by the coding sequence ATGAACATGGATTATGATTTATTTATGCAACAAATTACAACGACTGCACGTGCAGAGATGGAAGCAGCAGGTTATGAACAACTGCGCACTCCGGAAGATGTGGAAGCAGCGTTTGCCCGTCAAGGAACAACTCTTGTTATGGTGAATTCTGTATGTGGCTGTGCTGGCGGTATTGCCCGTCCTGCAGCAACACATGCTGTACATTACGATAAACGTCCTGACCATCTAGTAACCGTATTTGCCGGTCAAGATAAAGAGGCAACAGCAGCTGCACGTTACTATTTCGGTGAAGACCATATCCCGTCATCGCCATCATTCATTTTATTGAAAGATGGACAAGTTGTAGGAGAAGTTGGCCGTTTTGAAATCGAAGGCCATGACCCGATGAGTGTTGTCACAAACCTTCAAGGTCACTTCGAGGAAAACTGCGAAGAAATCTAA
- the meaB gene encoding methylmalonyl Co-A mutase-associated GTPase MeaB, with translation MPQDEKSALFVMDGVKGGHDGMSYSNPKKFRKKKQDTLDLQTLASEVRAGNRTSLAKAITLIESSNNAHKEEAQKLLQELLPYTGNSIRIGITGVPGAGKSSFIEAFGTMLCKMGKRVAVLAIDPSSSLSGGSILGDKTRMEELVRQENAFVRPSPSAGTLGGVHKKSRETMLLCEAAGYDVILIETVGVGQSETYVRGMVDFFLLLVLTGAGDELQGMKKGIMELADGIIVHKADGDNARPARRTMQEYKQILHFLQPSTPGWLSTSLTVSSLEKTGLDKVWDMLMQFEQTTRQSNYWTTRRHEQTRDWFHTMITDHLIDSFYKNPERKKQVRSLEEEILHGQLTVTQGVNALFNEKKE, from the coding sequence ATGCCACAAGACGAGAAGAGCGCTTTATTTGTCATGGATGGTGTGAAGGGTGGTCATGATGGTATGAGCTATTCGAACCCGAAAAAGTTCCGGAAAAAAAAGCAGGATACACTTGATCTACAGACGCTGGCAAGCGAAGTGCGTGCGGGTAACCGTACTTCGCTCGCAAAAGCGATAACGCTCATCGAAAGCTCGAACAATGCCCATAAGGAAGAAGCACAGAAGCTGCTGCAGGAGCTGTTGCCTTATACGGGCAATTCGATCCGAATCGGCATCACCGGTGTACCGGGTGCGGGAAAAAGTTCGTTTATCGAAGCGTTCGGTACGATGTTGTGCAAAATGGGCAAGCGTGTTGCGGTACTTGCAATCGACCCGAGCTCATCACTTTCAGGCGGCAGTATTCTGGGGGACAAAACACGGATGGAAGAACTGGTACGCCAGGAAAATGCCTTTGTCCGTCCATCACCGAGTGCCGGTACATTGGGCGGTGTCCATAAAAAATCACGTGAAACGATGCTGTTATGCGAGGCGGCAGGCTATGATGTCATTTTGATTGAAACAGTCGGGGTCGGCCAAAGTGAGACGTATGTACGCGGCATGGTCGACTTCTTCCTGCTCTTAGTTTTAACAGGTGCGGGAGATGAGCTTCAAGGGATGAAGAAGGGCATAATGGAGCTTGCAGACGGCATTATCGTCCATAAAGCGGACGGGGACAATGCACGCCCTGCACGCCGCACAATGCAGGAATACAAGCAGATCCTTCATTTTCTGCAGCCATCGACACCAGGCTGGCTCAGTACGTCACTGACCGTCTCTTCCCTTGAAAAAACGGGGCTCGACAAAGTTTGGGACATGCTGATGCAGTTTGAGCAAACAACAAGGCAGTCGAACTACTGGACAACACGTCGCCATGAGCAGACGCGCGACTGGTTCCATACGATGATTACCGATCATTTAATCGATTCGTTTTATAAAAATCCGGAACGCAAAAAGCAGGTCCGGTCACTTGAGGAAGAAATATTGCATGGCCAGCTGACGGTAACACAAGGGGTTAATGCATTATTTAATGAGAAGAAGGAATAA
- the scpA gene encoding methylmalonyl-CoA mutase: protein MSKANFATVVIEDVLKQEQLTSTGSYVTNEGIEVNSVYNKEDIQDAKHLKDVAGIAPNTRGPYPTMYVARPWTVRQYAGFSTAEESNAFYRRNLAMGQKGLSVAFDLATHRGYDSDHPRVTGDVGKAGVAIDSVEDAKILFDGIPLDQMSVSMTMNGAVLPILAFYIVAAEEQGVSPDKLAGTIQNDILKEYMVRNTYIYPPAMSMKIIADIFEYTAKFMPKFNSISISGYHIQEAGATNDIELAYTLADGLEYVRTGLKAGIDIDAFAPRLSFFWAIGMNYYMEVAKMRAARRIWAQMMSTFNPKNSKSLALRTHSQTSGWSLTEQDPFNNVTRTLIEANAAAMGHTQSLHTNALDEAIALPTDFSARIARNTQLFLQEETGMTKIIDPWGGSYYVEKLTEELTEKAWALIEEIEALGGMAKAIETGLPKMKVEEAAAKRQAKIDSKTETIVGVNKYRLAEEDPIDILDIDNAIVRESQIARLEKMKATRDEAEVQKHLARITKAAEDGSENLLAVAVDAARARASLGEISDAIEAVSGRHKAVIRSISGVYSANFSDDEMISEVKQMTEDFLEAEGRRPRILVAKMGQDGHDRGAKVVATGYADLGFDVDISPLFMTPEETAQMANENDVHCIGVSSLAAGHKTLVPELVAELKKLGREDIIVICGGVIPAQDYDYLYQAGAAAIFGPGTVIPVSAIRIIEEIYKKLGYEEVAE from the coding sequence ATGAGTAAAGCAAATTTCGCAACGGTTGTCATTGAAGATGTATTAAAACAAGAGCAACTTACTTCTACAGGCTCGTACGTGACAAATGAAGGCATCGAAGTGAATTCTGTCTACAATAAAGAAGATATTCAAGATGCAAAACATTTAAAAGATGTGGCTGGTATTGCACCGAATACACGTGGTCCATACCCGACGATGTATGTAGCGCGTCCATGGACAGTGCGTCAATATGCAGGTTTCTCGACTGCGGAAGAATCAAATGCTTTCTACCGTCGTAACTTGGCAATGGGGCAAAAAGGGCTTTCAGTAGCATTCGACTTGGCGACACACCGCGGTTATGACTCGGATCACCCTCGTGTAACAGGGGATGTCGGAAAAGCCGGCGTTGCGATCGATTCGGTTGAAGATGCAAAAATTCTGTTCGACGGCATTCCACTTGATCAAATGTCGGTTTCGATGACGATGAACGGTGCCGTATTACCGATTCTTGCTTTCTACATCGTTGCAGCTGAAGAACAGGGAGTATCGCCTGATAAATTGGCCGGTACGATTCAAAACGACATTTTAAAAGAATACATGGTGCGTAACACTTATATTTACCCACCGGCAATGTCGATGAAAATCATTGCAGACATTTTTGAATATACGGCGAAATTCATGCCGAAATTCAACTCGATTTCCATTTCGGGCTACCATATTCAAGAAGCAGGTGCGACAAATGACATCGAGCTTGCCTATACATTGGCAGACGGTCTTGAGTATGTACGTACAGGTTTAAAAGCGGGCATTGACATTGATGCATTTGCACCGCGTTTATCGTTCTTCTGGGCGATCGGCATGAACTATTACATGGAAGTGGCGAAAATGCGTGCAGCACGTCGCATTTGGGCACAAATGATGTCTACATTCAATCCGAAAAACTCGAAGTCTCTTGCACTTCGTACACACTCGCAAACATCTGGTTGGAGTTTAACAGAGCAAGACCCATTCAATAACGTCACTCGTACATTAATCGAAGCGAACGCGGCAGCGATGGGCCATACTCAGTCCCTTCATACGAACGCACTGGATGAAGCCATTGCTTTACCGACGGATTTCTCGGCTCGTATCGCACGTAATACACAGCTGTTCCTGCAAGAAGAAACAGGTATGACAAAAATTATCGATCCATGGGGCGGCTCGTACTATGTTGAAAAACTGACAGAAGAGCTGACAGAAAAAGCATGGGCATTAATCGAAGAAATCGAAGCACTTGGCGGAATGGCAAAAGCGATTGAAACAGGACTTCCGAAAATGAAAGTTGAAGAAGCAGCGGCTAAACGCCAGGCAAAAATCGATTCTAAAACAGAAACGATTGTCGGCGTAAACAAATACCGTCTTGCTGAAGAAGATCCAATCGACATTTTGGATATCGACAATGCAATCGTACGCGAATCACAAATTGCCCGCCTTGAAAAAATGAAGGCAACTCGAGATGAAGCGGAAGTGCAAAAACATTTAGCGCGAATTACAAAAGCGGCTGAAGACGGTTCTGAAAACTTATTGGCTGTTGCAGTTGATGCGGCAAGAGCGCGTGCATCACTAGGTGAAATTTCGGATGCGATTGAAGCAGTATCTGGCCGTCATAAAGCGGTTATCCGTTCAATTTCGGGCGTCTACTCTGCAAACTTCTCGGATGATGAAATGATTTCAGAAGTGAAGCAAATGACAGAAGACTTCCTGGAAGCAGAAGGTCGCCGTCCACGTATTTTAGTGGCGAAGATGGGACAAGACGGACATGACCGTGGTGCGAAGGTTGTAGCAACCGGCTATGCGGACTTAGGTTTCGATGTCGATATATCTCCATTGTTCATGACACCGGAAGAAACAGCACAAATGGCAAACGAAAACGACGTACACTGTATCGGAGTATCTTCTTTAGCAGCGGGTCATAAAACCTTAGTGCCGGAACTTGTAGCTGAATTGAAGAAACTGGGTCGCGAGGACATTATCGTCATTTGCGGCGGTGTAATCCCGGCTCAGGACTATGATTATCTGTATCAAGCAGGTGCAGCGGCGATCTTCGGACCAGGTACTGTGATTCCAGTATCGGCAATCCGTATTATAGAAGAAATTTATAAAAAGTTAGGTTATGAGGAAGTGGCAGAGTAG
- a CDS encoding methylmalonyl-CoA mutase family protein, whose amino-acid sequence MNMKEIEFQTASYEQWKEEAVKALKGKPFESLFTKTIENITLDPLYTEESLIEKLGDQLEKQVSTIRTLTKQTSFTVAQQIAGNDAASFFANIEDSLSRGNEMITINSPVAFDWSEQDSEKLASYLSENSFKFIVASAQDAVLDVFKYIDEAKRNDVVGYIVSPETVELADYPNVRTFCANTIPFHNDGANAVQELAIALAQAAKLANTAEDFKAFEQKFFVQFAVDTQFFAEVAKLRAFKVLWKAFASAFGNEASAVPVVVETSVRSFSKYDVYVNLLRAGNEAFSAAIGGADVITVHPHDALTGVSGQSVRIARNVSLVTKEESHVTNVIDPSGGSYFIESLTADYVKEAWALFLEIEIAGGLEAYGIDAQIEEVYQTRMKQVETRKHSLIGTNIYANPQDTVATTENAQFAGVKRLAIPFENLRATYAQTGIKAAILTFGELKNYKPRADFVQGFFATAGIVAYQTAGFQTIEDATTWLASADYDYVVVAATDEDTKAIVPALLDNKKQSVVLDAAGKYKEEEAAWTAKGLNGFIHAGQNIVEKLSDVVMSVKGVQQ is encoded by the coding sequence ATGAATATGAAAGAGATCGAATTTCAAACAGCTAGCTATGAGCAGTGGAAGGAAGAAGCGGTTAAAGCATTAAAAGGAAAACCGTTTGAATCCTTATTTACAAAGACGATTGAAAATATCACGCTTGACCCACTTTACACAGAAGAAAGCTTAATCGAAAAATTGGGAGACCAACTGGAGAAACAAGTTTCAACAATCCGTACTTTAACAAAACAGACGAGCTTCACGGTTGCCCAGCAAATTGCCGGCAACGATGCAGCCAGCTTTTTTGCCAATATCGAGGATAGCTTATCACGCGGTAATGAAATGATTACAATCAACAGCCCGGTTGCATTCGACTGGTCTGAACAGGACAGCGAAAAACTCGCTTCTTATTTATCGGAAAATTCATTTAAATTTATCGTCGCTTCTGCCCAAGATGCAGTGCTGGATGTATTCAAATATATTGACGAAGCTAAACGCAATGACGTTGTAGGCTATATTGTTTCACCTGAAACAGTTGAATTAGCTGACTATCCAAACGTCCGCACGTTTTGTGCAAATACGATTCCGTTCCATAATGACGGCGCTAATGCGGTACAAGAGCTGGCTATTGCGCTTGCACAGGCAGCCAAACTTGCCAATACGGCAGAAGATTTTAAAGCATTTGAACAGAAGTTTTTCGTACAGTTCGCTGTCGATACACAATTCTTTGCAGAAGTAGCAAAACTTCGTGCCTTTAAAGTATTATGGAAAGCGTTTGCTTCAGCATTCGGCAATGAAGCAAGCGCTGTCCCGGTCGTAGTGGAAACTTCGGTACGCAGCTTCTCGAAATATGATGTTTATGTAAACTTGTTGCGTGCAGGGAATGAAGCATTCTCAGCGGCAATCGGCGGTGCAGACGTAATTACAGTACATCCGCATGATGCATTGACAGGTGTTTCGGGGCAGTCGGTCCGTATTGCGCGTAATGTTTCCCTTGTTACGAAAGAAGAGTCGCATGTAACAAATGTAATCGACCCATCAGGCGGTTCATACTTTATCGAATCATTAACAGCAGATTATGTAAAAGAAGCATGGGCACTGTTTTTGGAAATCGAAATTGCCGGCGGATTGGAAGCATACGGTATCGATGCTCAAATTGAGGAAGTGTATCAGACGCGCATGAAGCAAGTGGAAACACGCAAGCATTCACTGATCGGTACGAACATTTATGCAAACCCGCAAGATACAGTAGCAACAACTGAAAATGCGCAATTTGCAGGTGTCAAACGTCTTGCCATTCCATTTGAAAACTTGCGTGCTACTTATGCACAAACTGGTATCAAGGCAGCAATCTTAACATTCGGCGAACTGAAAAACTACAAGCCGCGCGCAGATTTTGTACAAGGATTCTTCGCGACAGCGGGCATCGTAGCGTATCAGACAGCAGGCTTCCAAACAATTGAGGATGCAACAACTTGGCTGGCAAGTGCCGACTATGACTATGTAGTCGTAGCAGCAACGGATGAAGATACAAAAGCCATTGTGCCGGCATTGCTTGACAACAAAAAACAATCGGTTGTATTGGATGCAGCAGGTAAATACAAAGAAGAAGAAGCGGCATGGACTGCAAAAGGCTTAAACGGCTTTATTCATGCAGGTCAGAACATCGTAGAAAAGCTGTCGGATGTCGTGATGAGCGTGAAGGGGGTACAACAATGA